The Scomber japonicus isolate fScoJap1 chromosome 13, fScoJap1.pri, whole genome shotgun sequence genome includes a window with the following:
- the LOC128371718 gene encoding odorant receptor 131-2-like: MSFTSRSQNNITVGLQYLGVLELVLFSIPITVPCCVFLFINGTMLFTLRSKSVFRETSRYILLYNLLFADTVQMALAQLMYLLSACRVWLTYPVCGVLAMFTVLTNDISPLTLGLMSLERYVAVCYPLRHATIITIRNTGVAIIVVWAFSSLNVLIQVILLLDFPFEELESLQMKDRCSDIAMFLGPMSDHYDKAYTSFLFLSAGVTITCSFIGVMIAARSASTDKASAHKTRNTLLLHLVQLGLSLLSTINDPLIIAISKNLDRVSILRIQIMLYVCIILLPRCLSALIYGIRDQTIRPILMYHLCCRLKLPRLGSQPR, from the coding sequence ATGTCATTTACAAGTCGATCTCAGAACAACATCACTGTTGGATTGCAATACTTGGGAGTACTGGAACTTGTGTTGTTTTCCATTCCAATTACAGTGCcatgctgtgtgtttctcttcattAATGGGACCATGTTGTTCACTTTGAGGAGTAAATCTGTGTTTAGAGAGACCTCCCGTTACATTCTTCTATATAACTTACTTTTTGCAGACACTGTACAGATGGCACTAGCCCAGTTAATGTATCTTCTGTCTGCTTGTAGAGTATGGCTGACTTATCCTGTATGTGGTGTTCTTGCCATGTTTACTGTGCTCACAAATGATATCTCTCCTCTCACACTGGGCTTGATGTCTTTGGAGAGATATGTAGCTGTGTGCTACCCACTGAGGCACgctaccatcatcaccatcagaaACACAGGGGTGGCCATCATTGTAGTTTGGGCATTCAGTTCACTAAATGTTCTCATTCAAGTTATTTTGCTGTtagattttccatttgaagaACTGGAGAGCCTGCAGATGAAAGACCGTTGCTCTGACATAGCTATGTTTCTTGGTCCGATGTCTGATCATTATGACAAAGCCTACACTTCTTTCCTGTTTCTATCAGCTGGTGTGACAATAACTTGCTCCTTTATCGGAGTGATGATAGCAGCCAGGTCGGCCTCCACAGACAAAGCTTCAGCCCATAAGACTcgtaacacactgctgctgcatctGGTGCAGCTGGGCCTCAGTCTCCTGTCAACTATAAATGACCCATTGATTATTGCCATCTCAAAAAACCTAGACAGAGTATCAATTTTGCGTATCCAGATTAtgctttatgtgtgtattatccTTCTCCCAAGATGTCTGAGTGCTCTAATCTATGGCATCAGAGACCAGACCATCAGACCCATCCTCATGTACCATCTGTGCTGTCGATTGAAACTGCCAAGACTGGGGTCTCAGCCTAGGTGA
- the LOC128371719 gene encoding odorant receptor 131-2-like has translation MSNASQTTTTIVRGLLERVIFSTLTTVPCCVFLFINVIMLFTLRSKPVFCETSRYILLYNLLFADTVLLALSQLLYIISTCRLRLTYPVCGFLVMLTNVVTDISPLTLVVMSLERYVAVCYPLRHATIINTRNTGVAIGVVWTFSSLNVFIQVLLLLDFPFEDLESERMKSFCVKEMLLGPMSDHYNKAYTCFVFISASIAIISSYIGVMIAARSASTDKASADKVRNTLLLHLVQLGLSLSSTMHNPFLIVISKVVDMTVFIRIQIVVYVCIFIFPRCLSALIYGIRDQTIRPILVYHLCCRLKLRAKAEVSP, from the exons ATGTCAAATGCTTCTCAGACCACCACCACTATTGTACGGGGGTTACTAGAAAGAGTAATATTTTCCACTCTGACTACCGTACCATGCTGTGTGTTCCTCTTCATTAATGTGATCATGCTGTTCACCTTGAGGAGTAAACCTGTGTTTTGTGAAACTTCACGTTACATTCTTCTGTATAACTTGCTATTTGCAGACACTGTACTGCTGGCACTGAGCCAGTTATTGTACATAATT tccacatgccgat TACGGCTGACATATCCTGTATGTGGTTTTCTTGTCATGCTTACTAATGTTGTAACTGacatctctcctctcacactGGTGGTGATGTCTCTGGAGAGATATGTAGCTGTGTGTTACCCACTGAGGCACGCTACCATCATTAACACAAGAAACACAGGGGTGGCGATTGGTGTAGTTTGGACATTCAGTTCTCTAAATGTTTTCATCCAAGTTCTTTTGCTGTtagattttccatttgaagaCCTGGAGAGTGAACGAATGAAAAGTTTTTGTGTTAAAGAAATGCTGCTTGGTCCAATGTCTGACCATTATAACAAAGCCTAcacttgttttgtgtttatatcTGCTAGTATAGCAATCATTTCCTCCTATATTGGTGTGATGATAGCAGCTAGGTCGGCCTCCACAGACAAAGCTTCTGCTGATAAAGTTCGTAACACATTGCTGCTGCATCTGGTGCAGCTGGGTCTCAGTCTCTCCTCAACTATGCACAACCCATTTCTCATAGTTATCTCAAAGGTTGTAGACATGACAGTATTCATACGAATTCAAattgttgtttatgtgtgtatttttatctttcCAAGATGTCTAAGTGCTCTCATCTATGGTATCAGAGATCAGACCATCAGACCCATCCTTGTGTACCATCTATGCTGTCGACTGAAACTGAGAGCCAAGGCTGAGGTCTCACCTTAA
- the LOC128371720 gene encoding odorant receptor 131-2-like: protein MSFAIRSQTNITVGLQYRGVLELVLVSAPITVPCCVFLFINGTMLFTLRSKSVFRETSRYILLYNLLFADTVQMALAQLMYLLSACRVWLTYPVCGVLAMFTVLTNDISPLTLGLMSLERYVAVCYPLRHATIITIRNTGVAIIVVWAFSSLNVLIQVILLLDFPFEELESLQMKDFCADIAMFLGPMSDHYDKAYTCFLFLTTGVTITCSFIGVMIAARSASTDKASAHKTRNTLLLHLVQLGLSLLSTINDPLIIAISKILDRVSILRIQTMLYVCIILLPRCLSALIYGIRDQTIRPILMYHLCCRLKLPRLGSQPR, encoded by the coding sequence ATGTCATTTGCAATTCGATCTCAGACCAACATTACTGTTGGATTGCAATACCGGGGAGTACTGGAACTTGTGTTGGTTTCTGCTCCAATTACAGTGCcatgctgtgtgtttctcttcattAATGGGACCATGTTGTTCACTTTGAGGAGTAAATCTGTGTTTAGAGAGACCTCCCGTTACATTCTTCtatataatttactttttgcaGACACTGTACAGATGGCACTAGCCCAGTTAATGTATCTTCTGTCTGCTTGTAGAGTATGGCTGACTTATCCTGTATGTGGTGTTCTTGCCATGTTTACTGTGCTCACAAATGacatctctcctctcacactGGGGTTGATGTCTTTGGAGAGATATGTAGCTGTGTGCTACCCACTGAGGCACgctaccatcatcaccatcagaaACACAGGGGTGGCCATCATTGTAGTTTGGGCATTCAGTTCACTAAATGTTCTCATTCAAGTGATTTTGCTGTtagattttccatttgaagaACTTGAGAGCCTGCAGATGAAAGACTTTTGCGCTGACATAGCTATGTTTCTTGGTCCGATGTCTGATCATTATGACAAAGCCTAcacttgtttcctgtttctaacAACTGGTGTGACAATAACTTGCTCCTTTATCGGAGTGATGATAGCAGCCAGGTCGGCCTCCACAGACAAAGCTTCAGCCCATAAGACTcgtaacacactgctgctgcatctGGTGCAGCTGGGCCTCAGTCTCCTGTCAACTATAAATGACCCATTGATTATTGCCATCTCAAAAATCCTAGACAGAGTATCAATTTTGCGTATCCAGACTAtgctttatgtgtgtattatccTTCTCCCAAGATGTCTGAGTGCTCTAATTTATGGCATCAGAGACCAGACCATCAGACCCATCCTCATGTACCATCTGTGCTGTCGATTGAAACTGCCAAGGCTGGGGTCTCAGCCTAGGTGA
- the LOC128371721 gene encoding odorant receptor 131-2-like, translated as RLIFCMYVRCSSKMSNASQTTTTIVRGLLERVIFSTLTTVPCCVFLFINIIMLFALRSKPVFRATSRYILLYNLLFADTVLLALSQLLYIIAAFRVRLTYPVCGFLVMLSSIVTDISPLTLVVMSLERYVAVCYPLRHATIITTRKTGVAISVVWTFSSLNVFIQVLLLLDFPFEELESLKMKGLCSDIAMFLGPMSDHYDKAYACFLFLSAGVTITCSYIGVMIAARSASTDKASADKARNTLLLHLVQLGLSLSSAIHNPLLVAVSKVLDMTVFIRIQIVVYVCVVIFPRCLSALIYGIRDQNIRPILVYHLCCRLKLRAKAEVSP; from the coding sequence agattaatattttgtatgtatgttaGATGCTCTTCTAAGATGTCAAATGCTTCTCAGACCACCACCACTATTGTACGGGGGTTACTAGAAAGAGTAATTTTTTCCACTCTGACTACCGTACCATGCTGCGTGTTCCTCTTCATTAATATAATCATGCTGTTCGCCTTGAGGAGTAAACCTGTGTTTCGTGCAACTTCACGTTACATTCTTCTGTATAACTTGCTATTTGCAGACACTGTACTGCTGGCACTGAGCCAGTTATTGTACATAATTGCTGCTTTTAGAGTAAGGCTGACATATCCCGTATGTGGTTTTCTTGTCATGCTCTCTAGTATTGTAACTGacatctctcctctcacactGGTGGTGATGTCTCTGGAGAGATATGTAGCTGTGTGCTACCCACTGAGGCACgctaccatcatcaccaccagaAAAACAGGGGTGGCCATCAGTGTAGTTTGGACATTCAGTTCTCTAAATGTTTTCATCCAAGTTCTTTTGCTGTtagattttccatttgaagaACTGGAGAGCCTGAAGATGAAAGGCCTTTGCTCTGACATAGCTATGTTTCTTGGCCCAATGTCTGATCATTATGACAAAGCTTATGCTTGCTTTCTGTTTCTATCAGCTGGTGTGACAATAACTTGCTCCTATATTGGTGTGATGATAGCAGCCAGGTCGGCCTCCACAGACAAAGCTTCTGCCGATAAAGCTCGTAATACATTGCTGCTGCATCTGGTGCAGCTGGGTCTCAGTCTCTCATCAGCTATACACAACCCATTGCTGGTAGCTGTCTCAAAAGTCTTAGACATGACAGTATTCATACGAATTCAAattgttgtttatgtgtgtgttgtcatcTTTCCAAGATGTTTAAGTGCTCTCATCTATGGTATCAGAGACCAGAACATCAGACCCATCCTTGTATACCATCTATGCTGTCGACTGAAACTGAGAGCCAAGGCTGAGGTCTCACCTTAA
- the LOC128371722 gene encoding odorant receptor 131-2-like: MSFASRSQNNITVGLQYRGILELVLFSAPITVPCCVFLFINGTMLFTLRSKSVFRETSRYILLYNLLFADTVQMALAQLLYLLSACRVWLTYPVCGVLTLIAVLTNDISPLTLGLMSLERYVAVCYPLRHATIITIRNTGVAIIAVWAFSSLNVLTRVILLLDFPFEELESLQMKHLCSDIAMFLGPISDHYDKAYACFLFLSAGVTITCSFIGVMIAARSASTDKASAHKTRNTLLLHLVQLGLSLLSTINDPLIIAISKVLDRVSIFRIQSILYVCIILLPRCLSALIYGIRDQTIRPILMYHLCCRLKLPRLGSQPR; this comes from the coding sequence ATGTCATTTGCAAGTCGATCTCAGAACAACATCACTGTTGGATTGCAATACCGGGGAATACTAGAACTTGTGTTGTTTTCTGCTCCAATTACAGTGCcatgctgtgtgtttctcttcattAATGGGACCATGTTGTTCACTTTGAGGAGTAAATCTGTGTTTAGAGAGACCTCCCGTTACATTCTTCTATATAACTTACTTTTTGCAGACACTGTACAGATGGCACTAGCCCAGTTACTGTATCTTCTGTCTGCTTGTAGAGTATGGCTGACTTATCCTGTATGTGGTGTTCTAACCTTGATTGCTGTTCTCACAAATGATATCTCTCCTCTCACACTGGGGTTGATGTCTCTGGAGAGATATGTAGCTGTGTGCTACCCACTGAGGCATgctaccatcatcaccatcagaaACACAGGGGTGGCCATCATTGCAGTTTGGGCTTTTAGTTCACTAAATGTTCTCACTCGAGTTATTTTGCTCTtagattttccatttgaagaACTGGAGAGCCTGCAGATGAAACACCTTTGCTCTGACATAGCTATGTTTCTTGGCCCAATTTCTGATCATTATGACAAAGCCTATGCTTGCTTTCTGTTTCTATCAGCTGGTGTGACAATAACTTGCTCCTTTATCGGAGTGATGATAGCAGCCAGGTCGGCCTCCACAGACAAAGCTTCTGCCCATAAGACTcgtaacacactgctgctgcatctGGTGCAGCTGGGCCTCAGTCTCCTGTCAACAATAAATGACCCATTGATTATTGCCATCTCAAAAGTCCTAGACAGAGTATCAATATTTCGTATCCAGAGtattctatatgtgtgtattatccTTCTCCCAAGATGTCTGAGTGCTCTAATCTATGGCATCAGAGACCAGACCATCAGACCCATCCTCATGTACCATCTGTGCTGTCGATTGAAACTGCCAAGACTGGGGTCTCAGCCGAGGTGA
- the LOC128371723 gene encoding odorant receptor 131-2-like, producing the protein MYVRCSSKMSNASQTTTTIGRGLLERVIFSTLTTIPCCVFLCINVIMLFTLRSKPVFCETSRYILLYNLLFADTVLLALSQLLYIIAAFRVRLTYPVCGFLVMLTNVIIDISPLTLVVMSLERYVAVCYPLRHATIITTRNTRVAIGVVWTFSSLNAFIQVILLLDFPFEELESLQMKGLCSDIAMFLGPMSDHYNKAYACFLFLSAGVTITCSYIGVMIAARSASTDRASADKARNTLLLHLVQLGLSLSSAIHNSFLIVISKVLDITVFIRIQIVVYVCVVILPRCLSALIYGIRDQTIRPILVYHLCCRLKLRAKAEVSP; encoded by the coding sequence atgtatgttaGATGCTCTTCTAAGATGTCAAATGCTTCTCAGACCACCACCACTATTGGACGGGGGTTACTGGAAAGAGTAATATTTTCCACTCTGACTACCATACCATGCTGTGTGTTCCTCTGTATTAATGTGATCATGCTGTTCACCTTGAGGAGTAAACCTGTGTTTTGTGAAACTTCACGTTACATTCTTCTGTATAACTTGCTATTTGCAGACACTGTACTGCTGGCACTGAGCCAGTTATTGTACATAATTGCTGCTTTTAGAGTAAGGCTGACATATCCTGTATGTGGTTTTCTTGTCATGCTCACTAATGTTATAATTGacatctctcctctcacactGGTGGTGATGTCTCTGGAAAGATATGTAGCTGTGTGCTACCCACTGAGGCACgctaccatcatcaccaccagaAACACAAGGGTGGCGATTGGTGTAGTTTGGACATTCAGTTCTCTAAATGCTTTCATCCAAGTTATTTTGCTGTtagattttccatttgaagaACTTGAGAGCCTGCAGATGAAAGGCCTTTGCTCTGACATAGCCATGTTTCTTGGCCCAATGTCTGATCATTATAACAAAGCCTATGCTTGCTTTTTGTTTCTATCAGCTGGTGTGACAATAACTTGCTCCTATATTGGTGTGATGATAGCAGCCAGGTCGGCCTCCACAGACAGAGCTTCTGCCGATAAAGCTCGTAACACATTGCTGCTGCATCTGGTGCAGCTGGGCCTCAGTCTCTCATCAGCTATACACAACTCATTTCTCATAGTTATCTCAAAAGTCTTAGACATTACAGTATTCATACGAATTCAAattgttgtttatgtgtgtgttgtcatcCTTCCAAGATGTCTAAGTGCTCTCATCTATGGTATCAGAGACCAGACCATCAGACCCATCCTTGTATACCATCTATGCTGTCGACTGAAACTGAGAGCCAAGGCTGAGGTCTCACCTTAA
- the LOC128371724 gene encoding odorant receptor 131-2-like, producing the protein MYVRCSSKMSNASQSQTTTTIGRGLLERVIFSTLTTVPCCVFLFINVIMLFTLRSKPVFCETSRYILLYNLLFADTVLLALSQLLYIIAAFRVRLTYPVCGFLVMLTNVITDISPLTLVVMSLERYVAVCYPLRHATIITIRNTEVAIGVVWTFSSLNVFIQVLLLLEFPFEELKSEQMKGFCAKENMLLGPMSDHYNKAYTYFVFISASIAIISSYIGVMIAARSASTDKASADKVRNTLLLHLVQLGLSLSSTIHNPFLIVISKVLDITVFIRIQIVVYVCIVIFPRCLSALIYGIRDQNIRPILVYHLCCQLKLRAKAEVSP; encoded by the coding sequence atgtatgttaGATGCTCttctaaaatgtcaaatgctTCTCAGTCTCAGACCACCACCACTATTGGACGGGGGTTACTAGAAAGAGTAATATTTTCCACTCTGACTACCGTACCATGCTGTGTGTTCCTCTTCATTAATGTAATCATGCTGTTCACCTTGAGGAGTAAACCTGTGTTTTGTGAAACTTCACGTTACATTCTTCTGTATAACTTGCTATTTGCAGACACTGTACTGCTGGCTCTGAGCCAGTTATTGTACATAATTGCTGCTTTTAGAGTAAGGCTGACATATCCTGTATGTGGTTTTCTTGTCATGCTCACTAATGTTATAACTGacatctctcctctcacactGGTGGTGATGTCTCTGGAAAGATATGTAGCTGTGTGCTACCCACTGAGGCACgctaccatcatcaccatcagaaACACAGAGGTGGCCATCGGTGTAGTTTGGACGTTCAGTTCTCTAAATGTTTTCATCCAAGTTCTTTTGCTGTTAGAGTTTCCATTTGAAGAACTGAAGAGTGAACAAATGAAAGGTTTTTGTGCTAAAGAAAACATGCTGCTTGGTCCAATGTCTGACCATTATAACAAAGCCTACacttattttgtgtttatatcTGCTAGTATAGCAATCATTTCCTCCTATATTGGTGTGATGATAGCAGCCAGGTCGGCCTCCACAGACAAAGCTTCCGCCGATAAAGTTCGTAACACATTGCTGCTGCATCTGGTGCAGCTGGGCCTCAGTCTCTCCTCAACTATACACAACCCATTTCTCATAGTTATCTCAAAGGTCTTAGACATTACAGTATTCATACGAATTCAAattgttgtttatgtttgtattgTTATCTTTCCAAGATGTCTAAGTGCTCTCATCTATGGTATCAGAGACCAGAACATCAGACCCATCCTTGTGTACCATCTATGCTGTCAACTGAAACTGAGAGCCAAGGCTGAGGTCTCACCTTAA
- the LOC128371725 gene encoding odorant receptor 131-2-like, whose translation MSFTSRSQNNITVGLQYLGVLEIVLFSIPITVPCCVFLFINGTMLFTLRSKSVFRETSRYILLYNLLFADTVQMALTQLMYLLSVSRIWMTYPVCGVLAMLTELTNEISPFTLVLMSLERYVAVCYPLRHATIITIRNTGVAIIAVWAFSSLNVLTRVLLLLEFPFEDLESLQMKDFCSDIAMYLGPMSDHYDKAYACFLFLSAGVTITCSFIGVMIAARSASTDKASAHKTRNTLLLHLVQLGLSLLSTINDPLITAISKVLDRVSTLRIQTMLYVCIILLPRCLSALIYGIRDQTIRPILMYHLCCQLKLPRLGSQPR comes from the coding sequence ATGTCATTTACAAGTCGATCTCAGAACAATATCACTGTTGGATTGCAATACTTGGGAGTACTGGaaattgtgttgttttccaTTCCAATTACAGTGCcatgctgtgtgtttctcttcattAATGGGACCATGCTGTTCACTTTGAGGAGTAAATCTGTGTTTAGAGAGACCTCTCGTTACATTCTTCTATATAACTTGCTTTTTGCAGACACTGTACAGATGGCACTAACCCAGTTAATGTATCTATTGTCTGTTAGTAGAATATGGATGACATATCCTGTATGTGGTGTTCTTGCCATGCTTACTGAGCTCACAAATGAAATCTCTCCTTTCACACTAGTGTTGATGTCTCTGGAGAGATATGTAGCTGTGTGCTACCCACTGAGGCATgctaccatcatcaccatcagaaACACAGGGGTGGCCATCATTGCAGTTTGGGCTTTTAGTTCACTAAATGTTCTCACCCGAGTTCTTTTGCTTTTAGAGTTTCCATTTGAAGACCTGGAGAGCCTGCAGATGAAAGACTTTTGCTCTGACATAGCCATGTATCTTGGCCCGATGTCTGATCATTATGACAAAGCCTATGCTTGCTTTCTGTTTCTATCAGCTGGTGTGACAATAACTTGCTCCTTTATCGGAGTGATGATAGCAGCCAGGTCGGCCTCCACAGACAAAGCTTCAGCCCATAAGACTcgtaacacactgctgctgcatctGGTGCAGCTGGGCCTCAGTCTCCTGTCAACAATAAATGACCCATTGATTACTGCCATCTCAAAAGTCCTAGACAGAGTATCAACTTTGCGTATCCAGACTAtgctttatgtgtgtattatccTTCTCCCAAGATGTCTGAGTGCTCTAATCTATGGCATCAGAGACCAGACCATCAGACCCATCCTTATGTACCATCTGTGCTGTCAATTGAAACTGCCAAGGCTGGGGTCTCAGCCGAGGTGA